Proteins encoded together in one Catellatospora citrea window:
- a CDS encoding phospholipase D-like domain-containing protein: MTPDSWFLSADERGNPATGVDRRRGDGLAWSRGNLARPLVHGATYFSTLVDVLDGTRAGDVVMFTDWRGDPDEKLDGPRTQVTKVLGDAARRGVQVYGLLWRSHPDWLHFSSPSNRQLAEELQAAGAHVLLDMRVRFGGSHHQKLFVVRHPGRPDRDVAFVGGIDLCRGRNDDAAHRGDPLAPPMAEVYGPNPPWHDIQLELRGPAVGDVEHVFRERWDDPSALSLNLIDWIRDKLSRLRTEVPALPAPLPDPPARGPHSVQTLRTYPRRRLGRYPFAPRGERSIARGYLKALARAQQLIYVEDQYLWSARVIRPFAQALRDNPELRLICVVPLAPDAASPAVSRAESWGRKQAMKVLGKAGGDRVAVYGLENAAGTPIYVHAKSCIVDDAWATVGSDNFNLRSWTYDSELTCAVVDESADPAYARDLRLELMSEHLGGDGPDPRLRDARTAFDLFAAAARELDDWHASGRAGPRPRTRLRRYQPPKVRGWRRLPARLVYELICDPDGRPSTMRVRNRF, from the coding sequence GTGACCCCCGACTCCTGGTTCCTGTCCGCCGACGAGCGCGGCAACCCGGCCACCGGCGTCGACCGGCGCCGCGGCGACGGACTCGCCTGGAGCCGGGGAAACCTGGCCCGCCCACTGGTGCACGGGGCGACGTACTTCAGCACGCTCGTCGACGTGCTCGACGGCACGCGGGCCGGGGACGTCGTCATGTTCACCGACTGGCGCGGCGACCCCGACGAGAAGCTCGACGGGCCGCGCACCCAGGTCACCAAGGTGCTCGGCGACGCCGCGCGGCGCGGCGTGCAGGTGTACGGCCTGCTGTGGCGCTCGCACCCGGACTGGCTGCACTTCAGCTCCCCGAGCAACCGCCAGCTCGCCGAGGAGCTGCAGGCCGCCGGCGCGCACGTGCTGCTCGACATGCGGGTCCGCTTCGGCGGCTCGCACCACCAGAAACTCTTCGTGGTACGCCACCCGGGCCGCCCGGACCGCGACGTCGCGTTCGTCGGCGGCATCGACCTGTGCCGCGGCCGCAACGACGACGCCGCACACCGCGGCGACCCGCTCGCCCCGCCGATGGCCGAGGTCTACGGCCCCAACCCGCCCTGGCACGACATCCAGCTCGAACTGCGCGGACCGGCGGTCGGCGACGTCGAGCACGTGTTCCGGGAACGCTGGGACGACCCCAGCGCACTGTCCCTCAACCTGATCGACTGGATCCGCGACAAGCTGTCCCGGCTGCGCACCGAGGTCCCCGCGCTGCCCGCGCCGCTGCCCGACCCGCCCGCCCGCGGCCCGCACAGCGTGCAGACCCTGCGCACCTACCCGCGGCGGCGACTCGGGCGCTACCCGTTCGCGCCGCGCGGCGAGCGCAGCATCGCCCGCGGTTACCTCAAGGCGCTCGCCCGCGCCCAGCAGCTCATCTACGTCGAGGACCAGTACCTGTGGTCCGCGCGGGTCATCCGGCCGTTCGCGCAGGCCCTGCGGGACAACCCGGAGCTGCGGCTGATCTGCGTGGTGCCGCTCGCGCCGGACGCGGCCTCCCCCGCCGTCTCGCGGGCCGAGTCGTGGGGACGCAAGCAGGCCATGAAGGTGCTCGGCAAGGCGGGCGGCGACCGGGTCGCGGTGTACGGCCTGGAGAACGCCGCCGGGACGCCGATCTACGTGCACGCGAAATCCTGCATCGTCGACGACGCGTGGGCGACGGTCGGGTCGGACAACTTCAACCTGCGGTCCTGGACCTACGACTCCGAACTGACCTGCGCCGTGGTGGACGAGTCCGCCGACCCGGCATACGCCCGGGACCTGCGGTTGGAACTGATGAGCGAGCACCTCGGCGGGGACGGGCCCGACCCGCGGCTGCGCGATGCGCGGACGGCGTTCGACCTGTTCGCGGCCGCGGCGCGGGAACTGGACGACTGGCACGCGTCCGGCCGGGCCGGCCCGCGCCCGCGGACCCGGCTGCGCCGCTACCAGCCGCCGAAGGTGCGCGGCTGGCGACGGTTGCCCGCCCGGCTCGTCTACGAGCTGATCTGCGACCCGGACGGCCGCCCCAGCACCATGCGCGTGCGCAACCGCTTCTGA
- a CDS encoding LacI family DNA-binding transcriptional regulator: protein MTGARRRVTQQDIARMTGVSQATVSLVLNGRSDADVKLSAETREKVLRAIAETGYVADPIARRLAARHNRIIGVFTYEPVFPSANSDFYHPFLVGIEQQAEVLGCDLLLMTSTPVVDGRRRIFHGDNRLRLADGSILLGRTIDRADLARLLAEEIPFVSIGRRDDAGGPVPYVGADYAAATAEIVRQAVAFGHDRLAYLGLGAGPESWADRGRGFREAVASAGVFGGHYATPVSGEPERGGEHVADDPAAGSGAHGDAAVVRDTAAVLDAALASGVTAVIAEEHADGVALFELARERGVALSVATLGEPTRAALPTAVEFTSLRIPRQAMGAQAVEVLTALIEGTPGERQRLLPCEVVPGETLSERGN, encoded by the coding sequence GTGACCGGAGCCCGCAGGCGGGTGACCCAGCAGGACATCGCCCGCATGACCGGCGTCAGCCAGGCGACCGTCTCGCTCGTCCTCAACGGACGGTCCGACGCCGACGTCAAGCTCTCGGCCGAGACCCGCGAGAAGGTGCTGCGGGCCATCGCCGAGACCGGCTACGTGGCCGACCCGATCGCCCGGCGGCTGGCCGCGCGGCACAACCGGATCATCGGCGTGTTCACGTACGAGCCGGTGTTCCCCAGCGCGAACAGCGACTTCTACCACCCGTTCCTGGTCGGCATCGAGCAGCAGGCCGAGGTGCTCGGCTGCGACCTGCTCCTGATGACCAGCACGCCGGTGGTCGACGGGCGGCGGCGCATCTTCCACGGCGACAACCGGCTGCGGCTGGCCGACGGCAGCATCCTGCTCGGCCGCACCATCGACCGCGCCGACCTGGCCCGGCTGCTGGCCGAGGAGATCCCGTTCGTGTCGATCGGCCGTCGCGACGACGCGGGCGGCCCGGTGCCCTACGTCGGCGCGGACTACGCGGCGGCGACCGCGGAGATCGTGCGCCAGGCCGTCGCCTTCGGTCACGACCGGCTGGCCTACCTGGGCCTGGGTGCCGGCCCGGAATCGTGGGCCGACCGTGGCCGCGGCTTCCGCGAGGCGGTCGCGTCGGCAGGGGTCTTCGGCGGCCACTACGCGACCCCGGTGTCCGGCGAGCCCGAGCGCGGTGGCGAGCACGTCGCCGACGACCCCGCTGCCGGCTCGGGGGCGCACGGCGATGCGGCCGTCGTGCGGGACACCGCCGCCGTGCTCGACGCGGCGCTGGCTTCAGGCGTGACCGCGGTGATCGCCGAGGAGCACGCCGACGGGGTCGCGCTGTTCGAGCTGGCCCGCGAACGCGGAGTCGCGCTGTCGGTGGCCACGCTCGGGGAACCGACCCGGGCCGCGCTGCCGACCGCGGTGGAGTTCACCAGCCTGCGCATACCGCGCCAGGCCATGGGCGCGCAGGCCGTCGAGGTCCTGACCGCCCTGATCGAGGGCACGCCCGGCGAGCGCCAGCGGCTGCTGCCGTGCGAGGTCGTGCCCGGCGAGACGCTCAGCGAAAGAGGTAACTGA
- a CDS encoding FAD-dependent oxidoreductase: MQAEILVVGGGLGGVAAALGALRAGRRVVLTEEYDWLGGQLTSQAVPPDEHSWVEQFGVTASYRALREGIRDYYRAHYPLIPAARAWRELNPGGGHVSRLCHEPRVAVAVIESMLAPYRSSGRLTVLQPYRPVAADTDGDRVTAVTVEHVRTGDRLTIEAAYTLDATETGELLPLTGTEYVTGFESQHETGEPSAPDTAQPMNMQAVSVCFAIDHVDGDHTIDRPEQYDFWRAYQPDFWGDRLLSFRSPNPRTLAISERSFTPNPDDDPLSVVADQRVNPGDGNLWTFRRIAARKLFTPGTYESDICLVNWPMIDYFESPVIDVPDADTHLANAKQLSLSVLYWLQTEAGFPGLRLRGDVTGGADGLAMAPYIRESRRIRAEYTVVEQDLSLAVRGDKGAVEYPDAVGVGMYRIDLHPSTGGDNYIDVGSCPFEIPLGALIPRRMENLLPAGKNIGTTHITNGSYRLHPVEWNVGEVAGALAAYCLNHGQTPRGVRNTPEHLSGFQAQLIRDGVQLRWPDVSGY; this comes from the coding sequence ATGCAGGCCGAGATTCTGGTGGTCGGGGGCGGCCTCGGCGGGGTGGCCGCGGCGCTGGGCGCGCTGCGGGCCGGGCGCCGGGTGGTGCTCACCGAGGAGTACGACTGGCTCGGCGGGCAGCTGACCAGCCAGGCCGTGCCACCGGACGAGCACAGCTGGGTCGAGCAGTTCGGCGTGACCGCGAGCTACCGCGCGCTGCGCGAGGGCATCCGCGACTACTACCGGGCCCACTACCCGCTGATCCCGGCCGCCAGGGCGTGGCGCGAGCTGAACCCGGGCGGCGGCCACGTCAGCCGGCTGTGCCACGAGCCCCGCGTCGCCGTCGCGGTGATCGAGTCGATGCTGGCCCCGTACCGGTCGTCGGGCCGGTTGACGGTGCTGCAGCCGTACCGGCCGGTGGCCGCCGACACCGACGGCGACCGGGTCACCGCGGTGACGGTCGAGCACGTGCGGACCGGCGACCGGCTCACGATCGAGGCGGCGTACACCCTGGACGCGACCGAGACCGGCGAGTTGCTGCCGCTGACCGGCACCGAGTACGTCACCGGCTTCGAGTCCCAGCACGAGACCGGCGAACCGAGCGCGCCCGACACCGCACAGCCGATGAACATGCAGGCCGTGTCGGTGTGCTTCGCGATCGACCACGTCGACGGCGACCACACGATCGACAGGCCGGAGCAGTACGACTTCTGGCGCGCGTACCAGCCCGACTTCTGGGGCGACCGGCTGCTGTCGTTCCGCTCGCCGAACCCGCGCACCCTGGCCATCAGCGAGCGCAGCTTCACCCCCAACCCCGACGACGACCCGCTGTCGGTCGTCGCCGACCAGCGGGTCAACCCCGGCGACGGCAACCTGTGGACGTTCCGGCGCATCGCGGCCCGCAAGCTGTTCACGCCGGGGACGTACGAGAGCGACATCTGCCTGGTCAACTGGCCGATGATCGACTACTTCGAGAGCCCGGTCATCGACGTCCCCGACGCCGACACGCACCTCGCCAACGCGAAGCAGCTGTCGCTGTCGGTCCTCTACTGGCTGCAGACCGAGGCAGGCTTCCCCGGCCTGCGGCTGCGCGGCGACGTCACCGGCGGCGCCGACGGCCTGGCCATGGCGCCCTACATCCGGGAGTCACGGCGCATCCGGGCCGAGTACACCGTGGTCGAGCAGGACCTGTCGCTGGCCGTACGCGGCGACAAGGGCGCGGTCGAATACCCCGACGCGGTCGGGGTCGGCATGTACCGCATCGACCTGCACCCCTCCACCGGCGGCGACAACTACATCGACGTCGGCTCGTGTCCCTTCGAGATCCCGCTCGGCGCGCTCATCCCGCGCCGCATGGAGAACCTGCTGCCCGCGGGCAAGAACATCGGCACCACGCACATCACCAACGGCTCGTACCGGCTGCACCCGGTCGAGTGGAACGTGGGCGAGGTGGCGGGGGCGCTCGCGGCGTACTGCCTGAACCACGGCCAGACGCCGCGCGGCGTGCGCAACACCCCGGAGCACCTGTCCGGGTTCCAGGCACAGCTCATCCGGGACGGCGTGCAACTGCGCTGGCCCGACGTCTCCGGCTACTGA
- a CDS encoding ABC transporter substrate-binding protein: MKIRVVLAAATAGALALGLAACGGDEEPSTGPVSLRMTVWSSNEAHLKLFNEIADAYKAKNPRVTEVKFDPIPFESYTTTLTTQIAGGNGPDLAWLLENSAPDFVNSGALVPLDDTLGKAEGYDAADLSPSATSLWKADGKLFAYPFSTSPFGVFVNTDMVKAAGQQTPAELIAANQWTWEKAVAVAAASSAKNGKAGLVVRDFDYKNWDNLSTVWTGWGAQAWTADGKGCGFDQQPMVDAMTFLHNAIFTGKALPGPGTTADFFAGEAAMTITQISRASLLKDAKFGWDLVPLPTGPKGEYAVIGQAGLGALKKGKNADVAADFLAFFTNPANSAKLAAYFPPPRTSLLTAETLAKTNPLLKPEQLQQVVIDGISTGVVKPSHTGQAEIAQAVRAALDPLWKPDADVKTVLGGVCSAINPLLAK; this comes from the coding sequence ATGAAGATACGCGTTGTCCTCGCCGCCGCGACCGCCGGCGCGCTCGCCCTCGGACTGGCCGCCTGCGGCGGCGACGAGGAGCCGAGCACCGGCCCGGTGTCGCTGCGCATGACGGTGTGGTCCTCGAACGAGGCGCACCTGAAGCTGTTCAACGAGATCGCCGACGCCTACAAGGCGAAGAACCCGCGGGTCACCGAGGTCAAGTTCGACCCGATCCCGTTCGAGAGCTACACCACCACGCTGACCACCCAGATCGCCGGCGGCAACGGCCCGGACCTGGCCTGGCTGCTGGAGAACTCGGCCCCCGACTTCGTGAACTCGGGCGCGCTGGTGCCGCTGGACGACACGCTGGGCAAGGCCGAGGGCTACGACGCCGCCGACCTGAGCCCGTCGGCGACGTCGCTGTGGAAGGCCGACGGCAAGCTGTTCGCGTACCCGTTCTCGACCTCGCCGTTCGGCGTGTTCGTCAACACCGACATGGTCAAGGCCGCCGGGCAGCAGACCCCGGCCGAGCTGATCGCCGCCAACCAGTGGACCTGGGAGAAGGCGGTCGCGGTCGCGGCGGCGTCGTCGGCCAAGAACGGCAAGGCCGGGCTGGTCGTACGCGACTTCGACTACAAGAACTGGGACAACCTGTCCACCGTCTGGACCGGCTGGGGCGCGCAGGCGTGGACCGCCGACGGCAAGGGCTGCGGGTTCGACCAGCAGCCGATGGTCGACGCGATGACGTTCCTGCACAACGCGATCTTCACCGGCAAGGCGCTGCCCGGCCCCGGCACCACCGCCGACTTCTTCGCCGGCGAGGCCGCCATGACGATCACCCAGATCTCCCGCGCCTCCCTGCTCAAGGACGCCAAGTTCGGCTGGGACCTGGTCCCGCTGCCGACCGGCCCGAAGGGCGAGTACGCCGTCATCGGCCAGGCCGGGCTGGGCGCGCTGAAGAAGGGCAAGAACGCCGACGTCGCCGCCGACTTCCTCGCCTTCTTCACCAACCCCGCCAACTCCGCCAAGCTCGCCGCGTACTTCCCGCCGCCGCGCACCTCGCTGCTCACGGCCGAGACCCTGGCCAAGACGAACCCGCTGCTCAAGCCCGAGCAGCTGCAGCAGGTCGTCATCGACGGCATCTCCACCGGCGTCGTCAAGCCCAGCCACACCGGCCAGGCCGAGATCGCCCAGGCGGTGCGGGCCGCGCTCGACCCGCTGTGGAAGCCCGACGCCGACGTCAAGACGGTCCTCGGCGGCGTCTGCTCGGCCATCAACCCCCTACTGGCCAAGTGA
- a CDS encoding carbohydrate ABC transporter permease, producing MSTRFWTGSRRDTLAGYLFIAPQLIGSVLFVFVPLGLVFWYSLHEWNVLADTFTFVGGENYQALADDPKLADALVATGFFSAGLVVLNLSLALLLAVLLNQRLRGTVFFRTVFFSPVVVSLVAWTIVWSFLLQDNGGINGLLETVGIDGPNWLRGEGTAMIAVIVVQVVKNVGLNMVLFLAALQGVPANLYEAATVDGASRRRQFLSITVPMISPTILLTSIITVVGSLQVFAQIAVLTQGGPGTSTTVLVYYLYQQAFQFHHFGYGATLSVLLFAIVLLLTLVQWRMRRKWVFHES from the coding sequence GTGAGCACTCGCTTCTGGACGGGTAGCCGGCGCGACACCCTCGCCGGCTACCTGTTCATCGCCCCCCAGCTCATCGGCTCGGTGCTGTTCGTGTTCGTGCCGCTGGGCCTGGTGTTCTGGTACAGCCTGCACGAGTGGAACGTGCTCGCCGACACGTTCACCTTCGTCGGCGGCGAGAACTACCAGGCGCTGGCCGACGACCCGAAGCTCGCCGACGCGCTGGTCGCGACCGGCTTCTTCTCCGCCGGGCTGGTGGTGCTGAACCTGAGCCTGGCGCTGCTGCTGGCGGTGCTGCTCAACCAGCGGCTGCGCGGCACGGTGTTCTTCCGGACCGTGTTCTTCTCACCGGTCGTCGTGAGCCTGGTCGCCTGGACGATCGTGTGGAGCTTCCTGCTGCAGGACAACGGCGGCATCAACGGCCTGCTGGAGACCGTCGGCATCGACGGGCCGAACTGGCTGCGCGGCGAGGGCACCGCCATGATCGCGGTGATCGTGGTGCAGGTGGTCAAGAACGTCGGCCTGAACATGGTGCTGTTCCTGGCCGCACTGCAGGGCGTGCCCGCCAACCTGTACGAGGCCGCCACCGTCGACGGCGCCAGCCGGCGCCGGCAGTTCCTCAGCATCACCGTGCCGATGATCAGCCCGACCATCCTGCTCACGTCGATCATCACGGTGGTCGGCTCGCTGCAGGTGTTCGCGCAGATCGCGGTGCTCACCCAGGGCGGCCCGGGGACCTCCACCACGGTGCTCGTCTACTACCTCTACCAGCAGGCGTTCCAGTTCCACCACTTCGGATACGGGGCCACCCTGTCCGTGCTGCTGTTCGCGATCGTGCTGCTGCTGACCCTGGTCCAGTGGCGTATGCGCCGGAAGTGGGTGTTCCATGAGTCGTAG
- a CDS encoding carbohydrate ABC transporter permease, producing the protein MSRRAKTAVYGVLCLLALPFLFPTWWMVTSSLKPVGDIFAFPPTLWPTDVSFDAYARAFELQPFARQYLNSMYIAALVTVGTLAVSSLAGYAFARIRFKGANAWFVVILVGLLIPSEVTIVPLFKMFDAWGMVDTHWPLILVPILGAPSVLATFIMRQFFLALPGELEEAAKVDGLGRFAIFRLIALPLARPALGAVAIFTFLHSWNLYLEPIVFLSSSEMFTLPQALTQFVDAYGGPMWDVQLSAASLTALPVLVVFVIAQRQFIEGLAHTGLKG; encoded by the coding sequence ATGAGTCGTAGGGCCAAGACCGCCGTGTACGGCGTGCTGTGCCTGCTGGCGCTGCCGTTCCTGTTCCCGACCTGGTGGATGGTGACCTCGTCGCTCAAACCGGTCGGCGACATCTTCGCCTTCCCGCCGACGCTGTGGCCGACCGACGTCAGCTTCGACGCGTACGCCAGGGCCTTCGAGCTGCAGCCGTTCGCCCGGCAGTACCTCAACAGCATGTACATCGCCGCGCTGGTCACGGTCGGCACGCTGGCGGTGTCGTCGCTGGCCGGGTACGCGTTCGCGCGGATCAGGTTCAAGGGCGCGAACGCCTGGTTCGTGGTCATCCTGGTCGGCCTGCTCATCCCGAGCGAGGTCACCATCGTGCCGCTGTTCAAGATGTTCGACGCGTGGGGCATGGTCGACACGCACTGGCCGCTGATCCTGGTGCCGATCCTCGGCGCGCCCAGCGTGCTGGCCACGTTCATCATGCGGCAGTTCTTCCTCGCCCTGCCCGGCGAGTTGGAGGAGGCCGCGAAGGTCGACGGCCTCGGCCGCTTCGCGATCTTCCGGCTGATCGCGCTGCCGCTGGCCCGCCCGGCCCTGGGCGCGGTCGCCATCTTCACCTTCCTGCACAGCTGGAACCTGTACCTGGAACCGATCGTGTTCCTGTCCAGCTCGGAGATGTTCACCCTGCCGCAGGCGCTGACCCAGTTCGTCGACGCGTACGGCGGCCCGATGTGGGACGTCCAGCTGTCCGCGGCGTCGCTGACCGCGCTGCCGGTGCTGGTGGTGTTCGTGATCGCGCAACGCCAGTTCATCGAGGGCCTGGCCCACACGGGCCTCAAGGGATAA
- a CDS encoding acetylxylan esterase, with translation MPITEPNPGEYRSALRAPDDFDEHWARTLAEADAFALDASFTPAWRRTIEVHDVTFAGFGGHPVKAWLALPAGTTQPLPCVVEFPGYGGGRGLAHECLLYAAAGYAHLRMDVRGQGSGWNHGDTPDPVGTGPQHPGFMTRGVLDPDTHYYRRVITDAVRAVAAARAFPLVDASRVAVTGESQGGGLALAVGALAPDLAAVAPDVPFLCDHRRGAELATAGPYREVTAYLAVHRDHEEQVFRTLSYSDGVLFAERAAAPALFSVAHMDASCPPSTVYAAYHRYAGPKRIEVYPFNGHEGGEAVQDAIRLSFLDEIFAR, from the coding sequence ATGCCGATCACCGAGCCGAACCCGGGGGAGTACCGCAGCGCGCTGCGGGCGCCGGACGACTTCGACGAGCACTGGGCGCGCACGCTGGCCGAGGCGGACGCATTCGCGCTGGACGCGAGCTTCACGCCCGCGTGGCGGCGCACCATCGAGGTCCACGACGTCACCTTCGCCGGGTTCGGCGGGCATCCCGTCAAGGCCTGGCTGGCCCTGCCCGCCGGGACCACGCAACCGCTGCCCTGCGTCGTCGAGTTCCCCGGTTACGGCGGCGGCCGCGGGCTGGCCCACGAGTGCCTGCTCTACGCCGCCGCCGGCTACGCCCACCTGCGCATGGACGTACGCGGCCAGGGCAGCGGCTGGAACCACGGCGACACCCCCGATCCCGTGGGAACCGGGCCGCAGCATCCCGGGTTCATGACCCGCGGCGTGCTCGACCCCGACACCCACTACTACCGCCGGGTCATCACCGACGCGGTCCGCGCGGTCGCCGCCGCCCGCGCGTTCCCGCTGGTCGACGCGTCACGGGTCGCGGTCACGGGGGAGAGCCAGGGTGGCGGCCTGGCGCTGGCCGTCGGGGCGCTGGCGCCGGACCTGGCCGCCGTCGCGCCGGACGTGCCGTTCCTGTGCGACCACCGGCGCGGGGCCGAACTGGCCACCGCCGGGCCGTACCGGGAGGTCACCGCATACCTGGCGGTGCACCGCGACCACGAGGAACAGGTGTTCCGCACGCTGTCCTACAGCGACGGCGTGCTGTTCGCCGAACGGGCTGCCGCTCCCGCGCTGTTCAGCGTCGCGCACATGGACGCCAGCTGCCCGCCGTCGACGGTCTACGCCGCCTACCACCGCTACGCGGGACCGAAGCGGATCGAGGTGTACCCGTTCAACGGCCACGAGGGCGGCGAAGCCGTCCAGGACGCCATCCGCCTGTCCTTCCTCGACGAGATCTTCGCCCGCTGA
- a CDS encoding DUF402 domain-containing protein, giving the protein MVIFESGELVCVRHFQNRQIGGLYPMRAVRHDERGLLLWCSRGTSGWHLNRLDDLTMAQVPLAEWVTGPKRPMAFVARHSVLSWHPTGADYSVRWFFDAEGHFRNWYANLERPGVAWRDDHLAGLDTADWDLDIWVEADRTWRWKDEDVFAERLTQPEHYWVEDEARVRQAGREVIDLVEAGAFPFDGTWCDFRPDPAWGTETADEPPPGWDRPRTW; this is encoded by the coding sequence ATGGTGATCTTCGAGTCCGGCGAGCTGGTCTGCGTCCGCCACTTCCAGAACCGGCAGATCGGCGGGCTGTACCCGATGCGGGCGGTCCGCCACGACGAGCGCGGCCTGCTGCTGTGGTGCAGCCGCGGCACGTCCGGCTGGCACCTGAACCGCCTCGACGATCTCACGATGGCGCAGGTCCCGCTCGCGGAGTGGGTCACCGGCCCCAAACGGCCGATGGCCTTCGTGGCCCGGCACAGTGTGCTGTCCTGGCACCCGACGGGCGCCGACTACTCGGTCCGCTGGTTCTTCGACGCCGAGGGGCACTTCCGCAACTGGTACGCCAACCTCGAGCGCCCCGGCGTCGCGTGGCGCGACGACCACCTGGCCGGACTCGACACCGCCGACTGGGACCTCGACATCTGGGTCGAGGCCGACCGCACGTGGCGCTGGAAGGACGAGGACGTGTTCGCCGAGCGGCTGACCCAGCCCGAGCACTACTGGGTCGAGGACGAGGCCAGGGTGCGCCAGGCCGGGCGTGAGGTGATCGACCTGGTCGAAGCGGGCGCGTTCCCGTTCGACGGGACCTGGTGCGACTTCCGGCCCGACCCGGCCTGGGGCACGGAGACCGCCGACGAGCCACCGCCCGGCTGGGACCGCCCGCGGACCTGGTGA
- a CDS encoding ArsR/SmtB family transcription factor has product MVADVGDVFKALADPTRRHILDELVERDDQTLFEICARLGTKHQFTSSRQAVSQHLELLEAAGLVRTRREGRYKFHTLDTRPLAQIAERWIRDKPQENP; this is encoded by the coding sequence ATAGTGGCTGACGTGGGTGACGTCTTCAAGGCACTGGCCGACCCGACTCGGCGGCACATCCTCGACGAACTGGTCGAGCGTGACGACCAGACCCTGTTCGAGATATGCGCCCGGTTGGGCACCAAACACCAGTTCACCTCCTCGCGGCAGGCGGTTTCCCAGCACCTGGAGCTGCTGGAGGCCGCCGGCCTGGTGCGCACCCGCCGCGAGGGGCGCTACAAGTTCCACACGCTCGACACCCGCCCGCTCGCGCAGATCGCCGAGCGCTGGATCCGTGACAAGCCACAGGAGAACCCATGA
- a CDS encoding VOC family protein: MKIHLASILVDDQAKALAFYTDVLGFVKKNDVPMGEFSWLTVVSPEDPDGVELVLEPDQHPAAKPFKEALVDDGIPFTSFAVTDVHAEYERLTKLGVVFTQPPTSMGPVTTAVLDDTCGNLIQIAHMN; the protein is encoded by the coding sequence ATGAAGATCCACCTCGCCAGCATCCTCGTCGACGACCAGGCCAAGGCGCTGGCCTTCTACACCGACGTGCTCGGCTTCGTGAAGAAGAACGACGTCCCGATGGGCGAGTTCAGCTGGCTCACCGTCGTCTCCCCGGAGGACCCGGACGGCGTCGAGCTGGTGCTGGAGCCCGACCAGCACCCGGCCGCCAAGCCGTTCAAGGAGGCCCTGGTCGACGACGGCATCCCGTTCACCTCGTTCGCCGTCACCGACGTGCACGCCGAGTACGAGCGGCTGACCAAGCTGGGCGTCGTCTTCACCCAGCCGCCGACGTCGATGGGCCCGGTCACCACCGCCGTCCTCGACGACACCTGCGGCAACCTGATCCAGATCGCCCACATGAACTGA
- a CDS encoding alpha/beta fold hydrolase: protein MNDYAYVEVDGVRLAYRVWGEPDAPPMVLLHGIGGGGPGDWDTVAAQLADRWRVYAVDQRGHGRGDRTSGYAIDLLVADVAGLLDALGLKGVVLIGHSLGGVVAYLFAARFPERVEALVVEDAGLMYPRTPVPPQRPEGELSFDWDAVLALRSQIDQPDPRWRDEARGITVPTLLISGGPASYVRQETIAELAQALPHGELTVIDAGHMVHQERPAEFVSAVRGFLTSRT, encoded by the coding sequence ATGAACGACTACGCGTACGTCGAGGTGGACGGGGTGCGACTGGCGTACCGGGTGTGGGGCGAGCCGGACGCGCCGCCGATGGTGCTGCTGCACGGGATCGGCGGCGGCGGGCCCGGCGACTGGGACACGGTCGCTGCGCAGCTGGCCGACCGGTGGCGGGTGTACGCCGTCGACCAGCGCGGCCACGGCCGCGGCGACCGGACCTCCGGATACGCGATCGACCTGCTCGTGGCCGACGTCGCGGGCCTGCTGGACGCGCTGGGCCTCAAGGGTGTCGTCCTGATCGGGCACTCCCTCGGCGGCGTGGTGGCGTACCTGTTCGCGGCCCGGTTCCCGGAGCGGGTCGAGGCGCTGGTGGTGGAGGACGCCGGGCTGATGTACCCGCGCACCCCGGTGCCGCCGCAGCGGCCCGAGGGTGAGCTGTCCTTCGACTGGGATGCGGTGCTGGCGCTGCGGTCGCAGATCGACCAGCCCGACCCGCGCTGGCGCGACGAGGCGCGCGGCATCACCGTGCCGACGCTGCTGATCTCCGGCGGACCGGCCAGCTACGTCCGCCAGGAGACCATCGCCGAGCTGGCGCAGGCCCTGCCGCACGGCGAGCTGACCGTCATCGACGCCGGCCACATGGTGCACCAGGAGCGGCCGGCCGAGTTCGTCTCCGCCGTGCGCGGGTTCCTCACTTCCCGTACGTGA